From Candidatus Desulfofervidus auxilii, a single genomic window includes:
- a CDS encoding FAD-dependent oxidoreductase, whose translation MVRNNKKQFISPCRYACPLMRPIQRHNIILGQLAKKVKVQGDEKTFLNLYDEWFNFNPLFGICGYVCGICEDFCNRLKVDEKVHIRLIERFLFDWYKDAVIKGKIPPYRSFNIFPLKEKVAIIGSGPAGLTAAFFLAKEGYQVTIFETKKRPGGALYLIPSFRLPKEVVNFVVDQIITPLNIKLELNTKIPITELKKDYKAIIIATGTPLPRPVPPFAKGFEGVESAIEILSQISEGTIDKGKYQGKQVVVIGGSGVAIDVARSIRRLGANVSLACLESEDRTSKDGILANIEDERCGKEEGITFYYSYGLQKIEKENNKLKLIFIKCTSVYDLKDGIKIFNPQFDSSDTMFLTTNYLVFAIGQVPDREYLKEILDENGRLNVDPVTLATSVEGIFVAGDVFRIGRVADAIKAGKKVAESVKHFLKNQDLKTNQEKKDFIVVELPCQIERIPKKPAQYPSFLPVEERLKGFSLQQRGLNLDEVILETSRCLHCDYCENCEACIALGFREKVYKMYVIEENCDGCGYCVDVCVYNAIKLIEYIKNGEIKKTVEINTMSCRGCGACQATCPKEGCAIPGFSIKELKAELEKHLHA comes from the coding sequence ATGGTGAGGAATAATAAAAAGCAATTTATTTCACCTTGTCGTTATGCCTGTCCACTTATGAGACCTATTCAAAGGCATAATATTATTTTAGGACAATTAGCCAAAAAGGTAAAAGTACAAGGAGATGAAAAAACTTTTTTAAATCTCTATGATGAATGGTTTAATTTTAATCCATTATTTGGTATTTGCGGTTATGTATGTGGTATTTGTGAAGATTTTTGTAATCGACTTAAAGTAGATGAAAAAGTGCACATTCGGCTTATTGAAAGGTTTTTATTTGATTGGTACAAAGATGCAGTTATAAAGGGAAAAATTCCTCCATATCGTTCCTTTAATATCTTTCCTTTAAAAGAGAAAGTGGCAATAATAGGTAGCGGACCTGCAGGTTTAACTGCTGCTTTCTTTTTAGCTAAAGAAGGTTATCAAGTTACTATATTTGAAACAAAAAAAAGACCTGGTGGAGCTTTATATCTTATTCCTTCATTTCGTTTACCTAAAGAAGTAGTCAATTTTGTTGTAGACCAAATAATTACTCCTTTAAATATTAAGTTAGAACTAAATACAAAAATACCTATTACTGAGCTTAAAAAAGATTATAAAGCTATTATTATTGCCACTGGTACACCATTACCTCGTCCTGTACCACCATTTGCTAAAGGTTTTGAAGGTGTAGAAAGTGCTATTGAGATTCTTTCTCAAATTAGTGAAGGTACAATAGATAAAGGGAAATATCAGGGAAAACAAGTAGTAGTTATTGGTGGTAGTGGTGTGGCTATTGATGTTGCACGCTCTATAAGAAGATTAGGAGCAAATGTAAGTCTTGCTTGCCTTGAATCAGAGGATAGAACTTCTAAAGATGGTATTTTAGCTAATATAGAAGATGAGAGATGTGGAAAAGAAGAAGGCATAACTTTTTATTATTCTTATGGATTACAAAAAATAGAAAAAGAAAATAATAAACTTAAACTTATTTTTATTAAATGTACTTCTGTTTATGATTTAAAAGATGGAATAAAAATTTTTAATCCCCAATTTGATTCAAGTGATACTATGTTTCTTACTACCAATTATCTTGTATTTGCTATTGGTCAGGTACCTGACAGGGAATACTTAAAAGAAATACTGGATGAGAATGGACGCTTAAATGTAGATCCTGTTACTTTAGCCACCTCAGTAGAGGGTATCTTTGTTGCTGGTGATGTTTTTAGAATTGGCAGAGTAGCTGATGCAATTAAAGCAGGAAAGAAAGTAGCTGAATCAGTAAAGCATTTTCTTAAAAATCAAGATTTAAAGACCAATCAAGAAAAAAAAGATTTTATTGTTGTTGAATTACCTTGCCAAATAGAGCGAATCCCAAAAAAACCTGCACAATATCCAAGCTTTTTGCCAGTTGAAGAGCGCTTAAAAGGTTTTTCCTTACAACAGAGGGGATTGAATCTAGATGAGGTTATCCTTGAGACAAGTCGATGTTTACATTGTGATTACTGTGAAAACTGTGAAGCTTGTATTGCATTAGGATTTAGAGAAAAAGTTTATAAAATGTATGTTATTGAAGAAAATTGTGATGGCTGTGGTTATTGTGTAGATGTTTGTGTATATAATGCTATAAAACTTATTGAATATATAAAAAATGGTGAAATAAAAAAGACTGTAGAAATAAATACTATGAGTTGTCGCGGCTGTGGAGCTTGTCAAGCTACTTGTCCAAAAGAGGGATGTGCTATTCCTGGTTTTAGTATAAAAGAACTTAAAGCAGAATTAGAAAAACATTTACATGCATGA
- a CDS encoding NAD-dependent deacylase, giving the protein MHEEIKKACKIISDTKKLTVLTGAGISAESGIPTFRGPGGLWQKYNVAELATPEAFKKDPKLVWEFYNWRRELISKAKCNPAHKALVKLEEKMPKFCLITQNIDGLHLKAGNRNIIELHGNIWWVRCTRCSFLKEDRRVPLPFPPLCPNCQNLLRPHVVWFGEPLDLDILNLAIREAETAETFLIIGTSATVQPAASLIWLAKEKGAFLIEINPEPSEATPIVDIYLKGKSGEILPKLV; this is encoded by the coding sequence ATGCATGAAGAAATTAAAAAAGCATGTAAAATTATATCAGATACAAAGAAATTAACTGTTCTTACTGGTGCTGGTATTTCAGCTGAAAGCGGAATACCTACATTTAGAGGTCCTGGAGGTCTTTGGCAAAAATATAATGTAGCTGAACTTGCTACTCCAGAAGCATTTAAAAAAGACCCAAAACTTGTTTGGGAATTTTATAACTGGCGAAGGGAATTAATTTCAAAGGCAAAATGTAATCCTGCTCATAAAGCATTAGTTAAATTAGAAGAAAAAATGCCTAAATTTTGTCTGATTACTCAAAATATAGATGGTCTTCATCTTAAAGCAGGTAATAGAAATATTATAGAACTTCATGGAAATATCTGGTGGGTAAGGTGTACAAGATGTAGCTTTTTAAAAGAAGATAGAAGAGTACCTTTACCTTTTCCACCCCTTTGCCCAAACTGTCAAAATTTGCTCCGTCCGCATGTTGTTTGGTTTGGTGAACCTTTAGATCTTGATATATTAAACCTAGCAATAAGAGAAGCAGAAACTGCAGAAACTTTTTTAATTATAGGTACATCAGCTACTGTTCAGCCAGCAGCTTCTTTAATATGGCTAGCTAAAGAAAAAGGTGCTTTTTTAATTGAGATAAACCCAGAACCCAGTGAAGCTACACCTATTGTAGATATTTATCTCAAGGGAAAATCAGGGGAAATATTACCTAAATTGGTTTAG
- a CDS encoding Uma2 family endonuclease has product MQTEIKRDLTLEVANLYPSQGEWTEEDYFSLPDTNLYVELSEGKLIMPPHPTRSHQIVLLELAFRLRTFVKERNLGEVLIAPLPVRLWPGKIREPDIFFLSKEHSDRAGEKFYGVPDLIIEIISPNTERIDRVDKFNEYAKAGVKEYWLVDPEKKIVEVYTLKERKYILLGKYSSSQVASSKILPGFKIKVKEIF; this is encoded by the coding sequence ATGCAGACAGAGATAAAGAGAGATTTGACGCTTGAAGTAGCCAATTTATATCCTTCTCAAGGAGAGTGGACTGAAGAGGACTACTTTTCCCTTCCTGACACAAACCTTTATGTGGAGCTATCAGAAGGGAAGCTTATAATGCCACCACATCCTACAAGGAGCCATCAAATTGTTCTTCTAGAGTTGGCTTTTAGATTAAGGACATTTGTCAAAGAAAGAAACTTAGGCGAAGTACTTATTGCACCACTTCCTGTAAGGCTTTGGCCTGGAAAGATAAGAGAACCTGATATATTCTTTTTGTCAAAGGAGCATTCTGATAGAGCAGGAGAAAAATTTTATGGAGTTCCAGACCTTATCATAGAAATAATATCACCCAATACAGAAAGGATCGATAGGGTGGATAAATTTAATGAATATGCTAAAGCAGGGGTAAAGGAGTATTGGCTGGTAGACCCTGAAAAAAAGATTGTAGAAGTTTATACTTTAAAAGAAAGAAAATATATACTTTTAGGTAAATATAGTTCATCTCAAGTCGCTAGCTCAAAAATTCTTCCTGGTTTTAAGATAAAAGTAAAAGAAATTTTTTAA
- a CDS encoding HU family DNA-binding protein → MTKQELVKEVASRTSMKKADVIKIIDSLVEVVRTQLAEGKKVRINGLGIFNVVKRNKRTVRNPQTGKKMTVPEKNVVKFKAAKALNDAIK, encoded by the coding sequence ATGACAAAACAGGAACTTGTTAAGGAAGTGGCATCAAGGACAAGTATGAAAAAAGCTGATGTTATTAAGATAATTGATAGTCTGGTTGAAGTGGTAAGGACACAGCTTGCAGAGGGAAAGAAAGTGAGGATTAACGGTCTTGGAATATTTAACGTGGTGAAACGCAACAAGAGGACAGTGAGAAATCCTCAAACAGGAAAGAAAATGACTGTGCCTGAGAAAAATGTGGTAAAGTTTAAGGCAGCAAAGGCTTTAAATGATGCTATTAAGTAG